A genome region from Stenotrophomonas maltophilia includes the following:
- a CDS encoding DUF1624 domain-containing protein has protein sequence MVPSPSLRLASIDQLRGTVMLLMLLDHVRETFFLQHQVSDPMDAATVSPALFTCRLLAHLCAPVFVLLTGLSAWLYGQRQADPRRATAAFLLKRGLFLVVLELTLVNFAWTFQLPPDTLYLQVIWAIGLSMIALAGLLWLPRPALLVLAIAVVAGHNLFDGLRVQGNGLLPVLWKVLHQRDWIEAGALRLRTSYQLLPWIGVIALGYLMGPWFGRERAPEQRQRWLLWAGIGALALFALLRFANQYGDAPWQYQTTTLRTWLSILNITKYPPSLQFLLLTLGVGLLLLRLYEWPPLARALRLLADIGAAPMFFYLLHLYVLKGLYLAALAIWGPTHGDLYALDSVAGLLLVACALAVVLYPPTRAFARFKARRRDLPWLRYL, from the coding sequence GTGGTCCCTTCCCCCTCCCTCCGCCTGGCCTCCATCGACCAGCTGCGCGGCACCGTGATGCTGTTGATGTTGCTCGACCACGTGCGCGAGACCTTCTTCCTGCAGCACCAGGTAAGCGACCCGATGGACGCGGCGACGGTCTCCCCTGCGCTGTTCACCTGCCGTCTGCTGGCGCACCTGTGTGCGCCCGTGTTCGTCCTGTTGACCGGCCTGTCGGCCTGGCTGTACGGGCAGCGCCAGGCGGATCCGCGCCGGGCCACCGCAGCCTTCCTGCTCAAGCGCGGGCTGTTCCTGGTCGTGCTGGAACTGACCCTGGTGAATTTCGCCTGGACCTTCCAGCTGCCGCCGGACACGCTGTACCTGCAGGTGATCTGGGCCATCGGGCTGAGCATGATCGCGCTGGCCGGGCTGCTTTGGCTGCCACGCCCGGCCCTGCTGGTGCTGGCAATCGCGGTGGTGGCCGGGCACAACCTGTTCGACGGCTTACGGGTGCAAGGCAATGGCCTGCTGCCGGTGCTGTGGAAAGTGCTGCACCAGCGCGACTGGATCGAGGCCGGTGCGCTGCGCCTGCGCACGTCCTATCAGCTGCTGCCGTGGATCGGGGTGATCGCACTGGGCTACCTGATGGGGCCGTGGTTCGGTCGCGAGCGCGCGCCAGAGCAGCGCCAGCGCTGGCTGCTGTGGGCAGGCATCGGCGCGCTGGCCCTGTTCGCACTGCTGCGATTCGCCAACCAGTACGGGGATGCACCGTGGCAGTACCAGACCACGACGCTGCGCACCTGGCTGAGCATCCTCAACATCACCAAGTATCCGCCGTCATTGCAGTTCCTGCTGCTGACCCTGGGCGTGGGCCTGTTGCTGCTGCGCCTGTACGAATGGCCACCTCTGGCGCGTGCGCTGCGCCTGCTGGCAGATATTGGCGCCGCGCCGATGTTCTTCTACCTGCTGCACCTGTATGTGCTGAAGGGGCTGTACCTGGCCGCGCTGGCGATCTGGGGACCGACGCACGGTGACCTGTACGCACTGGATTCGGTGGCCGGCCTGCTGCTGGTGGCCTGTGCGCTGGCGGTGGTGCTGTACCCGCCGACGCGGGCCTTCGCGCGGTTCAAAGCGCGAAGGCGCGATCTGCCGTGGTTGCGATACCTGTGA
- a CDS encoding alpha/beta hydrolase family protein, which yields MHKRWLAAIIVAGLWCGTAAAIDLGAYVRADKFGDVVLSPGGDYLAATVPADGFTAVIILRTDDNTPVGNLRPPLNSHVFNMHWVNNDQVMFGLAQKFGTRDAPWATGELLTLDARTGRPELLVGYRDLGLRVRPKYRTSAAAFLSDALPGDDAHVVIAVGGSRLDANGYAAQLELASGKQRLLARAPMPGASYVVDARGDVRFVQGAGTDNVHRLYHRNGGDWVLVNDEKRSGRSEASLGFSADGQLAYLLSEQASGPDAIVSWNPATQERKVVLRDEVVDPARLIHRPGSTVPVGALFLGNTPHTRFFDESSEEARLYRSLEAAFPGRAVFITSSTRDGRRLLVETGSGSNPGEFYLYDRDRNQARFLMARSEWIDPQTTASVRPVLLKARDGLELHGFLTVPHGSTGRDLPMVVVPHGGPIGIFDNGGFDHENQLLAAAGYAVLQINFRGSGNYGRAHSRAAQQQWGRAMQDDVTDATRWAISEGIADPKRICIYGASYGAYSAMMGAAREPGLYQCAAGYVGVYDLPLMFTDGDIQDRDSGMSYLREWLGDPATLAAVSPVNLAERIKVPVFLAAGGQDKRAPIQHTERMEAALKRAGTPVESLYYKTEGHGFYTEAHRSEYYGKLLAFLSRSLGGKTATTVAADGKGKAP from the coding sequence ATGCACAAGCGCTGGCTGGCCGCCATCATCGTGGCGGGATTGTGGTGTGGAACCGCTGCTGCGATCGATCTGGGCGCCTATGTGCGAGCGGACAAGTTCGGCGATGTCGTGCTGTCTCCCGGAGGCGACTATCTCGCCGCGACCGTACCTGCGGACGGCTTCACCGCTGTGATCATCCTCCGTACGGACGACAACACGCCGGTGGGCAACCTGCGCCCACCCCTCAATTCGCATGTCTTCAACATGCACTGGGTCAACAACGATCAGGTGATGTTCGGTCTGGCGCAGAAGTTCGGCACCCGCGATGCGCCCTGGGCCACCGGCGAGCTGCTGACACTGGATGCGCGCACCGGGCGACCGGAACTACTGGTGGGCTACCGCGATCTTGGCCTGCGCGTGCGGCCCAAGTACCGGACGTCGGCTGCTGCGTTCCTCAGTGACGCGCTGCCCGGCGATGATGCCCACGTGGTCATCGCGGTAGGCGGATCGCGGCTGGATGCCAACGGCTATGCGGCCCAGCTGGAACTGGCAAGCGGCAAGCAGCGGCTGCTGGCCCGCGCGCCCATGCCGGGTGCCTCCTATGTGGTGGATGCCCGAGGCGACGTGCGCTTTGTACAGGGCGCCGGAACCGACAATGTCCATCGGCTCTACCACCGCAACGGTGGTGATTGGGTGCTGGTCAATGATGAGAAACGCAGTGGCCGCAGCGAGGCGTCGCTGGGCTTTTCCGCCGACGGCCAGCTGGCCTACCTGCTCAGCGAGCAGGCCAGCGGCCCCGATGCCATCGTCAGCTGGAACCCGGCCACGCAGGAGCGCAAGGTCGTGCTGCGCGACGAGGTCGTCGATCCGGCGCGACTGATCCACCGCCCGGGCAGCACCGTGCCGGTCGGCGCTCTGTTCCTGGGGAACACGCCGCATACCCGGTTCTTCGACGAGAGCTCCGAGGAGGCGCGGTTGTACCGGAGCCTGGAAGCGGCCTTCCCCGGGCGTGCAGTGTTCATCACCTCCAGTACCCGCGACGGTCGCCGCCTGCTGGTGGAAACCGGGTCCGGCTCCAATCCGGGCGAGTTCTACCTGTACGACCGCGACCGCAACCAGGCGCGCTTCCTGATGGCGCGCAGCGAATGGATTGACCCGCAGACCACGGCGTCGGTGCGGCCGGTCCTGCTGAAGGCGCGCGATGGGTTGGAGCTCCATGGATTCCTGACAGTCCCACATGGCAGTACCGGCCGCGATCTGCCGATGGTGGTGGTGCCGCATGGCGGGCCGATCGGGATATTCGACAACGGTGGTTTCGATCACGAGAACCAGCTGCTGGCCGCCGCCGGCTACGCCGTGCTGCAGATCAATTTCCGCGGCTCGGGCAACTATGGCCGTGCCCACAGCCGGGCAGCACAGCAACAGTGGGGGCGCGCGATGCAGGACGACGTGACTGACGCCACGCGCTGGGCGATCAGCGAAGGCATCGCCGATCCCAAGCGCATCTGCATCTACGGCGCCAGCTACGGCGCCTATTCGGCGATGATGGGCGCCGCGCGCGAGCCGGGGCTGTACCAGTGCGCGGCCGGCTATGTGGGCGTCTACGACCTGCCGCTGATGTTTACTGACGGCGACATCCAGGACCGCGATTCCGGAATGAGCTACCTGCGCGAGTGGCTGGGTGATCCGGCCACACTGGCCGCGGTCTCGCCGGTCAACCTGGCCGAGCGGATCAAGGTGCCGGTGTTCCTGGCAGCCGGTGGTCAAGACAAGCGTGCTCCGATCCAGCACACCGAGCGCATGGAAGCTGCGCTCAAGCGTGCCGGTACGCCGGTGGAAAGCCTGTACTACAAGACCGAAGGGCACGGCTTCTATACCGAGGCCCATCGCAGCGAGTACTACGGCAAGCTGCTGGCGTTCCTGTCGCGCAGCCTCGGTGGCAAGACCGCCACGACTGTGGCTGCGGACGGCAAGGGCAAGGCGCCGTAA
- a CDS encoding LysE/ArgO family amino acid transporter, with the protein MFSVISASTGLGAWFSGAATGIGLFAVVGAQSAFILRQGILRKHIVPVVATCAAIDAIFIFASVAGLRTLTTALPWLTTAVLWTGVAFLAWYAMKSARRAIAGGGGMGEADSDDGSRRAVLMAAVGFSLINPHFWLDMMVIGSIAENFGNARMAFAAGVVTASCLWLTAQGLGARLLAPLFTKPSTWRVLDGTIAVILSILALTLAVRGVH; encoded by the coding sequence ATGTTCTCGGTCATCTCCGCCAGCACCGGCCTTGGTGCCTGGTTCTCTGGTGCAGCCACCGGCATCGGCCTGTTCGCCGTGGTCGGTGCCCAGAGCGCCTTCATCCTGCGCCAGGGCATCCTGCGCAAGCACATCGTGCCGGTGGTCGCCACCTGTGCGGCCATCGATGCGATCTTCATCTTCGCCAGCGTGGCCGGTCTGCGCACGCTGACCACGGCGCTGCCGTGGCTGACCACCGCCGTCCTCTGGACCGGCGTGGCCTTCCTGGCCTGGTATGCGATGAAGTCCGCACGCCGTGCGATTGCTGGTGGCGGCGGCATGGGCGAGGCCGACAGCGACGATGGCAGCCGCCGTGCGGTGCTGATGGCGGCGGTCGGCTTCTCGCTGATCAACCCGCACTTCTGGCTGGACATGATGGTGATCGGCTCCATCGCCGAGAACTTCGGCAATGCGCGCATGGCCTTCGCCGCCGGCGTGGTCACGGCCAGCTGCCTGTGGCTGACCGCGCAGGGCCTGGGCGCGCGCCTGCTGGCGCCGTTGTTCACCAAGCCCAGCACCTGGCGTGTGCTGGACGGCACGATCGCGGTGATCCTCAGCATCCTGGCTCTCACGTTGGCGGTGCGCGGGGTCCATTGA
- a CDS encoding GNAT family N-acetyltransferase, producing the protein MPVFVRDARPEDAAACIDLRGRTRENAFSALQLAELGITAQTWAEGISGGDFIGRIAWDGERMAGYCFADRDSGEVLVLALLPDYEGRGIGRQLLQEVVSLTRDAGHRRLFLACSADPRSRSHGFYRRLGWRPTGDIDEAGDEILELV; encoded by the coding sequence ATGCCTGTATTCGTCCGCGATGCGCGCCCTGAAGACGCTGCCGCCTGCATCGACCTGCGTGGGCGTACCCGCGAAAACGCCTTCAGTGCCTTGCAGCTGGCGGAGCTGGGCATCACCGCGCAGACATGGGCCGAAGGCATCTCCGGTGGCGATTTCATCGGCCGCATCGCCTGGGACGGCGAGCGCATGGCCGGCTACTGCTTCGCCGACCGCGACAGCGGTGAAGTGCTGGTGCTGGCCCTGCTGCCGGATTACGAAGGCCGTGGCATCGGCCGCCAGCTGCTGCAGGAGGTGGTCAGCCTGACCCGCGACGCCGGCCACCGGCGCCTGTTCCTGGCCTGCTCGGCCGACCCGCGATCGCGCTCGCACGGCTTCTATCGGCGCCTGGGCTGGCGCCCGACCGGAGACATCGACGAGGCCGGTGACGAGATTCTTGAGTTGGTTTGA
- the mqo gene encoding malate dehydrogenase (quinone) encodes MKKFGKALLALLVLLLLAAALFLYWPLTQRSVPAASNDKPVDVVLVGAGIMSITLATYLQELQPDWNIQVYERLDGVAGESSDGWNNAGTGHSAFAELNYTPELPDGSIETKRAVGIAESFEVSRQFWSHQVKEGRLSQPSDFINPTPHMSFVWGDDNIAYLHKRQQALVKNPLFYGMQYSEDPAQIKQWAPLLMEGRDPKQKVAATWMPLGTDVNFGVITRQLTTGLQRSPNFSLHLNHEVSALRQNTDKSWNVTVKDLKAGTESTTHARFVFIGAGGAALKLLQMSGIPESKDYAGFPVGGQFLAFQGQDVTSRHGVKAYGMAETGSPPMSVPHLDARKLDGKPVVLFGPFALYSTKFLKHGSWWDLYSSVTHNNVGPMLEVGKDNLDLVQYLMGQARLNDADRQAELIKYFPNAKPGDWKLITAGQRVQIIKRDPLKGAVLQFGTEIVTDKDHTLAALLGASPGASTSPPIMLDLMAKAFPDQMKAGWETRLREIVPSYGRKLNDSAALVNEIRTLTSQTLHLPYLEVPVDGNAAAPAPAAVPAPVPTPAKEKRNANEELQAL; translated from the coding sequence ATGAAGAAATTTGGCAAGGCCCTGCTCGCCCTGCTCGTGCTGCTGTTGCTGGCCGCCGCGCTGTTCCTGTACTGGCCGCTGACCCAGCGCTCGGTGCCCGCCGCCAGCAACGACAAGCCCGTCGACGTTGTGCTGGTCGGCGCCGGCATCATGAGCATCACCCTGGCCACCTACCTGCAGGAACTGCAGCCGGACTGGAACATCCAGGTCTACGAACGCCTCGACGGCGTCGCCGGTGAAAGCTCCGACGGCTGGAACAACGCCGGCACCGGCCACTCGGCCTTCGCCGAACTGAACTACACCCCGGAACTGCCCGACGGCAGCATCGAGACCAAGCGCGCGGTCGGCATCGCCGAATCGTTCGAGGTCTCGCGCCAGTTCTGGTCGCACCAGGTCAAGGAAGGCCGGCTGAGCCAGCCCAGCGACTTCATCAACCCGACCCCGCACATGAGCTTCGTCTGGGGCGATGACAACATCGCCTACCTGCACAAGCGCCAGCAGGCCCTGGTGAAGAACCCGCTGTTCTACGGCATGCAGTACTCCGAGGATCCGGCCCAGATCAAGCAATGGGCACCGCTGCTGATGGAAGGCCGTGACCCGAAGCAGAAGGTCGCCGCGACCTGGATGCCGCTGGGCACCGACGTCAACTTCGGCGTGATCACCCGCCAGCTGACCACCGGCCTGCAGCGCAGCCCGAACTTCAGCCTGCATCTGAACCATGAAGTGAGCGCGCTGCGGCAGAACACCGACAAGAGCTGGAACGTGACGGTGAAGGACCTCAAGGCCGGCACCGAGTCCACCACCCACGCCCGCTTCGTGTTCATCGGTGCCGGTGGCGCCGCGCTCAAGCTGCTGCAGATGTCGGGCATTCCGGAATCGAAGGACTACGCCGGCTTCCCGGTCGGTGGCCAGTTCCTCGCCTTCCAGGGCCAGGACGTGACCTCGCGCCATGGCGTGAAGGCCTACGGCATGGCCGAGACCGGTTCGCCGCCGATGTCGGTGCCGCACCTGGATGCGCGCAAGCTGGACGGCAAGCCGGTGGTGCTGTTCGGGCCGTTCGCGCTGTACAGCACCAAGTTCCTCAAGCACGGCTCGTGGTGGGATCTGTATTCCTCGGTCACCCACAACAACGTCGGCCCGATGCTGGAAGTGGGCAAGGACAACCTGGACCTGGTGCAGTACCTGATGGGCCAGGCACGCCTGAACGATGCCGACCGCCAGGCCGAGCTGATCAAGTACTTCCCCAATGCCAAGCCGGGTGACTGGAAGCTGATCACCGCCGGCCAGCGCGTGCAGATCATCAAGCGCGATCCGCTGAAGGGCGCGGTGCTGCAGTTCGGTACCGAGATCGTGACCGACAAGGACCACACCCTCGCCGCCCTGCTCGGCGCTTCGCCGGGTGCGTCGACCTCGCCGCCGATCATGCTGGACCTGATGGCCAAGGCCTTCCCGGACCAGATGAAGGCCGGCTGGGAGACCCGCCTGCGCGAGATCGTGCCGTCGTACGGGCGCAAGCTCAACGACAGCGCGGCGCTGGTGAACGAGATCCGCACACTGACCAGCCAGACCCTGCACCTGCCCTACCTTGAAGTACCGGTGGATGGCAACGCGGCAGCGCCTGCACCGGCCGCAGTTCCGGCCCCGGTTCCGACGCCGGCCAAGGAAAAGCGCAACGCCAATGAGGAACTGCAGGCACTGTAA
- a CDS encoding OPT family oligopeptide transporter gives MNHDAAPKQLTFRAVALAIVLAVVLSAANAYLGLFAGLTIATAIPAAVISMGVLRLLGGGSILENNIVQTGASAGSSIAAGVIFTIPALVIMGYWPDFKYWWVLGIAGLGGLLGVLFSVPLRRSMIVEDPLPFPEGKAAAEVLKAGENPGPGLKILGLSAVIGAFVKLAAESGMRLIPDAWATSAYVGSSKVTAFIGTNLSPALLGVGYIVGLNVGIVVVSGSILTWHIAIPIYQAFFMNTDPALAASVAAASSTEAAFAIWGAKMRYLGVGAMLIGGIWTLISLRKSLLNGVKSGFAAARKSGGPVLAHTERDLPMKWMLVALVAFVLPLLALYQAIVGQWHVSIPMTLIMIVAGFLFVSVSAYLAGLIGSSNNPVSGITISTILFASAVLVVLLGADGLKPVGAGGAPLGAVAAIMIGAVVCCAAAVGGDNLQDLKAGYIVGATPWKQQLMLGIGAFSCALIMAPVLNLLATAYGIGVKSELHPNALAAPQANLMASVAKGLFGGELPWTFIGIGAVVGAAIIAFDSWLKARNARFRVPVLAAAIGIYLPLELMVPIFLGGLIAYLVERFHKVRADDEEGRDRVHKPGVLFAAGLITGEALMGIAIAIPIVVSSRADVLAVPFHLPGAQWIGLAVLFLVGWLIYRTGKRAVA, from the coding sequence ATGAACCACGACGCTGCGCCCAAGCAGCTCACCTTCCGCGCAGTGGCCCTGGCCATCGTGCTGGCGGTGGTGCTGTCGGCCGCAAACGCCTACCTCGGTCTGTTCGCAGGCCTGACCATCGCCACCGCCATTCCCGCCGCGGTGATTTCCATGGGCGTGCTGCGCCTGCTGGGCGGTGGCTCCATCCTTGAAAACAACATCGTGCAGACCGGTGCCTCGGCCGGCTCGTCGATCGCCGCGGGTGTGATCTTTACGATTCCGGCGCTGGTGATCATGGGCTACTGGCCGGACTTCAAGTACTGGTGGGTGCTGGGCATCGCCGGCCTGGGCGGCCTGCTGGGCGTGCTGTTCTCGGTGCCTCTGCGCCGTTCGATGATCGTCGAAGACCCGCTGCCGTTCCCGGAAGGCAAGGCCGCGGCCGAAGTGCTCAAGGCCGGTGAGAACCCGGGCCCGGGCCTGAAGATCCTCGGCCTGTCGGCGGTGATCGGTGCGTTCGTGAAGCTGGCCGCGGAAAGCGGCATGCGCCTGATCCCGGACGCCTGGGCCACCTCGGCCTATGTCGGCAGCTCCAAGGTCACCGCCTTCATCGGCACCAACCTGTCGCCGGCGCTGCTGGGCGTGGGCTACATCGTCGGCCTCAACGTCGGCATCGTGGTGGTGTCCGGCTCGATCCTGACCTGGCACATCGCCATCCCGATCTACCAGGCGTTCTTCATGAACACCGATCCGGCATTGGCCGCGTCGGTTGCCGCAGCGTCCTCCACCGAAGCCGCGTTCGCCATCTGGGGCGCGAAGATGCGTTACCTGGGCGTTGGCGCCATGCTGATCGGTGGCATCTGGACCCTGATCTCGCTGCGCAAGTCGCTGCTGAACGGCGTCAAGAGTGGCTTCGCCGCTGCCCGCAAGAGCGGTGGCCCGGTGCTGGCGCACACCGAGCGCGACCTGCCGATGAAGTGGATGCTGGTCGCCCTGGTGGCCTTCGTGCTGCCGCTGCTGGCCCTGTACCAGGCCATCGTCGGCCAGTGGCACGTGTCGATCCCGATGACCCTCATCATGATCGTCGCCGGCTTCCTGTTCGTGTCGGTCTCGGCCTACCTGGCCGGCCTGATCGGTTCGTCCAACAACCCGGTTTCGGGCATCACCATCTCCACCATCCTGTTCGCCTCGGCCGTGCTGGTCGTGCTGCTCGGTGCCGATGGCCTGAAGCCGGTCGGTGCTGGCGGTGCGCCGCTGGGTGCGGTGGCCGCGATCATGATCGGTGCGGTGGTGTGCTGCGCCGCCGCGGTCGGCGGTGACAACCTGCAGGACCTCAAGGCCGGCTACATCGTCGGTGCCACCCCGTGGAAGCAGCAGCTGATGCTGGGCATCGGTGCGTTCTCGTGCGCGCTGATCATGGCCCCGGTGCTGAACCTGCTGGCCACCGCCTACGGCATCGGCGTGAAGTCCGAGCTGCATCCGAACGCGCTGGCTGCGCCGCAGGCCAACCTGATGGCCTCGGTGGCCAAGGGCCTGTTCGGTGGCGAACTGCCGTGGACCTTCATCGGCATCGGTGCCGTGGTCGGCGCCGCCATCATCGCCTTCGACAGCTGGCTGAAGGCGCGCAACGCCCGCTTCCGCGTGCCGGTGCTGGCCGCCGCCATCGGTATCTACCTGCCGCTGGAGCTGATGGTGCCGATCTTCCTTGGTGGCCTGATCGCCTACCTGGTCGAGCGCTTCCACAAGGTGCGTGCCGATGACGAGGAAGGCCGCGACCGCGTGCACAAGCCAGGCGTGCTGTTCGCCGCCGGCCTGATCACCGGCGAGGCGCTGATGGGCATCGCCATCGCGATTCCGATCGTGGTCAGCAGCCGCGCCGACGTGCTGGCCGTGCCGTTCCACCTGCCGGGCGCACAGTGGATCGGCCTGGCCGTGCTGTTCCTGGTCGGCTGGCTGATCTACCGCACCGGCAAGCGCGCAGTCGCGTAA
- a CDS encoding LysR family transcriptional regulator ArgP, which produces MRIDHAQLRALAAVIREGSFDRAAQSLNVTPSAISQRVKALEDRIGRLLVKRGTPATATAEGQLLVQLAEQTALLEHDALHRMGLADEDLPQASIPVAVNHDSLETWFPQAAYQFAQTTGTTLDLRVEDQDHTVELLRQGTVLGAVTTLDEPVQGCQIHALGSIRYAATCTPEFRERHFAKGVTAQALAQAPVLVFNRKDDMQSRFARRMAGDDLPSTAPTWWIPSTRAFVQANLGGMGWTMNPLPLVKRHLDAGRLVYVRQRAWEDVPLYWQHWKGDVQTMALLTRAVLDASSALIRRKR; this is translated from the coding sequence ATGCGCATCGACCATGCCCAGCTTCGGGCCCTGGCGGCGGTGATCCGCGAAGGCAGCTTCGACCGTGCCGCGCAGTCGCTCAATGTCACCCCCTCGGCCATTTCGCAGCGGGTCAAGGCACTGGAAGACCGCATCGGCCGCCTGCTGGTCAAACGTGGCACCCCGGCAACCGCGACTGCCGAAGGCCAGCTGCTGGTGCAGCTGGCCGAGCAGACCGCCCTGCTCGAGCATGATGCACTGCACCGGATGGGCCTGGCCGACGAGGATCTGCCACAGGCCAGCATCCCGGTGGCGGTGAACCACGACAGCCTGGAAACCTGGTTCCCGCAGGCGGCCTACCAGTTCGCGCAGACCACCGGCACCACCCTGGACCTGCGCGTGGAGGACCAGGACCACACCGTCGAACTGCTGCGCCAGGGCACGGTGCTGGGCGCGGTGACGACGCTGGACGAGCCGGTGCAGGGTTGCCAGATCCACGCGCTGGGCAGCATCCGCTACGCAGCGACCTGTACGCCCGAGTTCCGCGAGCGCCACTTCGCCAAGGGCGTGACCGCGCAGGCGTTGGCACAGGCCCCGGTGCTGGTGTTCAACCGCAAGGACGACATGCAGTCGCGCTTTGCCCGGCGCATGGCCGGCGACGATCTGCCCAGCACCGCGCCGACCTGGTGGATCCCGTCCACCCGCGCTTTCGTGCAGGCCAACCTGGGCGGCATGGGTTGGACCATGAACCCCCTGCCGCTGGTCAAGCGGCACCTGGATGCTGGACGCCTGGTCTATGTGCGCCAGCGCGCGTGGGAAGACGTACCGCTGTACTGGCAGCACTGGAAAGGCGACGTGCAGACCATGGCGCTGCTGACCCGCGCGGTGCTGGACGCGTCCTCCGCGCTGATCCGGCGCAAGCGCTGA
- a CDS encoding peptide MFS transporter: MNSTAIASDDFLGHPKGVYVCFFTEMWERFSFYGMKALLLLYLTKYHLFGDKAGLDLLGAYGGLVYCIPVFGGMLADRWLGMRRAVLFGGILLVLGHLGMAFEGHAAYRVNGEVVRDTSALAVTYLSLALIIMGVGFLKPNISTIVGKLYAKDDPRRDSGFSLFYAGISLGALFSSLVCGFLGEAYGWKYGFGAAGIGMLAGLAMFLWGQKYLQGHAEPPQPAALKQKVLGLPREWLIYLCAVLGVLPVAWLMWAAGNGAFALGGEISLALMLMLVVLGGVLVWFAWFTGTKCTPVQRQQMIALMVLIFMALVFFTMYEQSYGSWVTFTDRLLTKDIVPSLVITGGTPLPWSIISLLLAPLGFVVSARLSERRPGSSAPRTFFAAIVVLMLVLLVRDCLVIPQTAGSLTYLGGLFLVLLAPAFAALWTWMDRRGWEPGKPVKSAWGLVIGALSFVPLALAAQQVGATGEMASVWWLVLAYFLLASGEMCLSPVGLSAVTQLAVPRVMSLMMGTWFLATAFSETLAALFGKLAAIEVPEGESLDMVAAAGAYAHLFWLLMWIGLGCALAAFIAAPLLKKMMHGVK; the protein is encoded by the coding sequence ATGAATTCCACCGCTATCGCTTCCGACGATTTCCTGGGCCATCCCAAGGGTGTCTACGTCTGCTTCTTCACCGAGATGTGGGAGCGCTTCTCCTTCTACGGCATGAAGGCGCTGCTGCTGCTGTACCTGACCAAGTACCACCTGTTCGGCGACAAGGCCGGCCTGGACCTGCTTGGCGCCTACGGTGGCCTGGTGTACTGCATCCCGGTGTTCGGCGGCATGCTGGCCGACCGCTGGCTGGGCATGCGCCGGGCGGTGCTGTTCGGCGGCATCCTGCTGGTGCTCGGCCATCTGGGCATGGCCTTCGAGGGCCACGCGGCCTACCGGGTCAACGGCGAAGTGGTGCGCGATACCTCCGCGCTGGCGGTGACCTACCTGTCGCTGGCGCTGATCATCATGGGCGTGGGCTTCCTGAAGCCGAACATCTCCACCATCGTCGGCAAGCTGTACGCCAAGGACGACCCGCGCCGCGATTCGGGTTTCTCGCTGTTCTACGCCGGCATCAGCCTCGGCGCATTGTTCTCCTCGCTGGTGTGCGGCTTCCTTGGCGAGGCCTATGGCTGGAAATACGGCTTCGGCGCCGCCGGCATCGGCATGCTGGCCGGCCTGGCGATGTTCCTGTGGGGCCAGAAGTACCTGCAGGGCCATGCCGAACCGCCACAGCCGGCCGCGCTGAAGCAGAAGGTGCTGGGACTGCCGCGCGAATGGCTCATTTATCTGTGCGCGGTGCTCGGTGTACTGCCAGTGGCGTGGCTGATGTGGGCGGCCGGCAACGGCGCGTTCGCGCTGGGCGGCGAAATCAGCCTGGCGCTGATGCTGATGCTGGTGGTGCTGGGCGGCGTGCTGGTCTGGTTCGCCTGGTTCACCGGCACGAAGTGCACGCCGGTGCAGCGCCAGCAGATGATCGCGCTGATGGTGCTGATCTTCATGGCGCTGGTGTTCTTCACGATGTACGAGCAGTCCTATGGCTCGTGGGTGACCTTCACCGACCGCCTGCTGACCAAGGACATCGTGCCGTCGCTGGTGATCACCGGTGGCACGCCGCTGCCGTGGTCGATCATCTCGCTGCTGCTGGCACCGCTCGGCTTCGTGGTCAGCGCGCGGTTGTCCGAGCGCCGTCCGGGGTCGTCGGCGCCGCGCACCTTCTTCGCCGCCATCGTCGTACTGATGCTGGTGCTGCTGGTGCGCGACTGCCTGGTGATTCCGCAGACCGCCGGCTCGCTCACCTATCTCGGCGGCCTGTTCCTGGTGCTGCTGGCCCCGGCCTTCGCCGCACTGTGGACCTGGATGGACCGCCGTGGCTGGGAGCCGGGCAAGCCGGTGAAGTCGGCCTGGGGCCTGGTGATCGGCGCGCTTTCATTCGTCCCACTGGCACTGGCTGCACAGCAGGTTGGCGCCACCGGCGAGATGGCCAGCGTGTGGTGGCTGGTGCTGGCCTACTTCCTGCTGGCCAGCGGTGAAATGTGCCTGTCGCCGGTCGGCCTGTCGGCGGTGACCCAGTTGGCGGTGCCGCGGGTGATGAGCCTGATGATGGGCACCTGGTTCCTGGCCACTGCATTCTCGGAAACGCTGGCCGCACTGTTCGGCAAGCTGGCCGCGATCGAGGTGCCGGAAGGCGAATCGCTGGACATGGTCGCCGCGGCTGGTGCCTATGCGCACCTGTTCTGGCTGCTGATGTGGATCGGCCTCGGCTGCGCGCTGGCCGCCTTCATCGCCGCTCCGCTGCTGAAGAAGATGATGCACGGGGTGAAGTAA